AAGCATAGCAAAGCGCAGAACGAGCGTACGAGATACGCTGTCTGCGCTTGGGCATCAGATAAAGTTAGATTCATATACTATGCGTATATATAGACGAAATGTGCCGAGCAAAGCTGGCTATTGTATGATGACATCTATACGTAAAAACGTTTATTCGCCAACTAATTGAACACGTTTGGCTGATTCAGGGTCCTGTACTAGCTCAATGACGCGGTCAAATACTAGCGTATTGCGTTCGCGGCGATTATAATCGGTCCACGGAATCTCCAATGTGGTCGGAATCGCAGTATGAGCAAAGGTCGCCCACGCGCGCTGCATTTGAGCTGCCATATTCAAGGTTTGCTCATCCAGCTGTACACCCATATGCTGAAGCAGCAGCTGATTGTTAAATACAAACGGAATCTCGCTCGCATGTGTGGCAGTATTGAAGAATTGATGCCCTGGCTGATTCCAGTCAAATCGGTACATCCATACATCGCCATGCTCCAATTGCGCTTCGGCATATTGAATCGCGCTACGCCAGAAGAACATGTCGGTCATGATCTGTGCCTGACCTTCCGCAGTCATCGGATATTGTTCAATCAATGGACCAGCATTCAGCCCAGTCATCGTTTCCAATAAACCTGTAATTTGCGGCTTACTCATCACTTGGGAAGAAATATTCATAAACAATGAACCTTCATCCATATTCGTACCGATAATCAGTGGAATGTCTTTGGCGGACCCGTTACGAATCGCTTGTAGCGGCTCCAGTGGCAAGGTCGATTCATGCAGAACTGGCTGGAATGGCATCGACAATGCCCCTGCGCTGCGCCGCAGCTGTTCTGCTGCTTGCAGTAGCTGCTCAGTCGAAGCTTCGTATAGCACAGATAGATCGCCTGAACTGCCGCCTAATCCAGCGATCAGCTGCTCGGTAACGGTACGGGACATTTCCGGTGTCGTAAACTGTGAGGCTCCGCTTTGCAAAATAGCAGCGCGGAACAGCCCTTTGGCTGCTGGCATTGCTAGCAAGGACGCAATGCTCATTGCTCCAGCAGATTCACCAAAAATGGTTACTCGCTCTGGATCGCCACCAAATGCGGCGATATTATCGCGCACCCATTTCAATGCGGCAATCTGATCCTGCAAGCCTAAATTAGCAGATTCCGGTTGTCCATGACCGGACAGATCAAGAAATCCGAATACACCAAGTCGATAGTTGATCGTTACGACGATGACTTCACTATTTAGCGCAAACGACGTTCCATCATAAAATGGCAGACTGCCTGCTCCATTCATAAAAGCACCACCGTGAATCCAAACCATAACGGGTAGTGGCGTTTCTGGAGTCGGACCATCCGCTGCCCAAATATTCAAATATAAACAATCTTCCGATTTCGCCGGACGCATGCCGTTCGGATACGAATTTTCTAGTTCGCTGTCTTGCTGGGGGCTAACAGGACCAAACCGTGTTGCATCGCGTTCTCCGCTCCATGCTTGTGGTGGCTGGGGCGGTTGAAAGCGCAATTTGTCTACCGGTGGTTCAGCATACGGGATGCCGCGCCAGATGACGGTTCCATTTTCGCGGACGCCTTGGACGTCTCCATATTGTGTACGAATGAGTGTATTTTCCATGACTGTTCTCCATCCTTCCGGTTCATCGTGCTTGAGCCTATATTATCATTTAAACATATGACGATGCCGCGCCACAATGTTCGCTCCATGAAGACCCTGCTCTTTTTAAACGATCACAGTTGATGTGATATACTGGCAGTGCAAGCAGCAAGTGATCTATTGCGCGAAAAAGAGATCATCGATTATTTCCAAGTGAATCATTGGTATCGATGCTCCTTTTCGCATTC
The DNA window shown above is from Paenibacillus sp. JQZ6Y-1 and carries:
- a CDS encoding carboxylesterase/lipase family protein, translating into MENTLIRTQYGDVQGVRENGTVIWRGIPYAEPPVDKLRFQPPQPPQAWSGERDATRFGPVSPQQDSELENSYPNGMRPAKSEDCLYLNIWAADGPTPETPLPVMVWIHGGAFMNGAGSLPFYDGTSFALNSEVIVVTINYRLGVFGFLDLSGHGQPESANLGLQDQIAALKWVRDNIAAFGGDPERVTIFGESAGAMSIASLLAMPAAKGLFRAAILQSGASQFTTPEMSRTVTEQLIAGLGGSSGDLSVLYEASTEQLLQAAEQLRRSAGALSMPFQPVLHESTLPLEPLQAIRNGSAKDIPLIIGTNMDEGSLFMNISSQVMSKPQITGLLETMTGLNAGPLIEQYPMTAEGQAQIMTDMFFWRSAIQYAEAQLEHGDVWMYRFDWNQPGHQFFNTATHASEIPFVFNNQLLLQHMGVQLDEQTLNMAAQMQRAWATFAHTAIPTTLEIPWTDYNRRERNTLVFDRVIELVQDPESAKRVQLVGE